One Melitaea cinxia chromosome 17, ilMelCinx1.1, whole genome shotgun sequence genomic region harbors:
- the LOC123661508 gene encoding ras-like GTP-binding protein Rho1 isoform X1 translates to MWWCCSSSASSGPMAAIRKKLVIVGDGACGKTCLLIVFSKDQFPEVYVPTVFENYVADIEVDGKQVELALWDTAGQEDYDRLRPLSYPDTDVILMCFSVDSPDSLENIPEKWTPEVKHFCPNVPIILVGNKKDLRNDPATINELRKMKQEPVKPQEGRAMAEKINAFAYLECSAKSKEGVREVFETATRAALQVKKKKKTRCSLL, encoded by the exons atgtggtggtgctgttcttctTCCGCTAGTTCAG GACCGATGGCTGCAATACGCAAAAAACTAGTGATTGTTGGTGACGGTGCATGCGGTAAAACATGTCTGTTGATCGTGTTCAGCAAAGATCAGTTCCCGGAAGTGTATGTGCCGACAGTATTTGAAAACTACGTCGCCGACATTGAAGTTGACGGCAAACAGGTGGAGCTAGCTTTATGGGATACGGCCGGTCAAGAGGATTATGACCGACTACGACCTTTATCATATCCAGATACTGACGTGATCCTCATGTGCTTCTCGGTGGACTCGCCCGATTCGCTCGAGAACATCCCAGAGAAGTGGACTCCTGAAGTAAAACACTTCTGCCCTAATGTGCCTATTATTCTCGTGGGCAACAAGAAGGATCTACGCAATGATCCGGCCACAATCAACGAGCTGCGTAAAATGAAGCAAGAGCCGGTTAAGCCTCAGGAAGGTCGAGCCATGGCCGAGAAGATCAATGCGTTTGCATACCTCGAGTGTTCCGCCAAGAGCAAGGAAGGTGTTCGTGAAGTGTTCGAGACGGCGACTCGCGCCGCGTTACAagttaagaagaagaagaagactaGGTGTTCTCTGCTGTAA
- the LOC123661508 gene encoding ras-like GTP-binding protein Rho1 isoform X2, which produces MAAIRKKLVIVGDGACGKTCLLIVFSKDQFPEVYVPTVFENYVADIEVDGKQVELALWDTAGQEDYDRLRPLSYPDTDVILMCFSVDSPDSLENIPEKWTPEVKHFCPNVPIILVGNKKDLRNDPATINELRKMKQEPVKPQEGRAMAEKINAFAYLECSAKSKEGVREVFETATRAALQVKKKKKTRCSLL; this is translated from the coding sequence ATGGCTGCAATACGCAAAAAACTAGTGATTGTTGGTGACGGTGCATGCGGTAAAACATGTCTGTTGATCGTGTTCAGCAAAGATCAGTTCCCGGAAGTGTATGTGCCGACAGTATTTGAAAACTACGTCGCCGACATTGAAGTTGACGGCAAACAGGTGGAGCTAGCTTTATGGGATACGGCCGGTCAAGAGGATTATGACCGACTACGACCTTTATCATATCCAGATACTGACGTGATCCTCATGTGCTTCTCGGTGGACTCGCCCGATTCGCTCGAGAACATCCCAGAGAAGTGGACTCCTGAAGTAAAACACTTCTGCCCTAATGTGCCTATTATTCTCGTGGGCAACAAGAAGGATCTACGCAATGATCCGGCCACAATCAACGAGCTGCGTAAAATGAAGCAAGAGCCGGTTAAGCCTCAGGAAGGTCGAGCCATGGCCGAGAAGATCAATGCGTTTGCATACCTCGAGTGTTCCGCCAAGAGCAAGGAAGGTGTTCGTGAAGTGTTCGAGACGGCGACTCGCGCCGCGTTACAagttaagaagaagaagaagactaGGTGTTCTCTGCTGTAA
- the LOC123661412 gene encoding polynucleotide 5'-hydroxyl-kinase NOL9, with product MEFFERAHVIKHDSKRKKSTENVKKQLKQMLYGYKVSDNRLIQNSDNIENDLEESESVSGFSDLNLTNSSLEDDPTCESITQRDSSLLNLNENLTLSNSISMHSDDNLKKEDYLKESSSSETTEHIESLRDDISEEEETKSSGESDRSTVSEVMESFTDSDKSDVFDADGQLATEILKKLELRNNKKYKGKRKYSEITGDKYTTEEEDIFREYECKNQIEDHILQTSEEDYALPLYHSVASHEYDSDIPESPPYVSITAIDMPNQRLDEIIGEYKYSTVRNLPSEYQNIFSTNNSGVFIEESMNVEIEAMDEVCSLIPEVDDLPTVEEIDKELSNLGATVETKADESINNIDNTLQTDLISDIESSVVGDVVNLEETFRFYYSQNSCILTLKHPSELFIQGKVQIKALGGSVELFGYKLKDAYCNVYAPYYNFAQIIKTVENPNVYYGLFRKLTSAGLSVAEAEDIVTSIGDQDGVVLLQPLNETRMDFVDNNFKVTNLFVRPNKIIEPYFKKASDILNCSFFSARPWKSFWVHPSWQDVNSYAQREQSRGIVCGGKGVGKSNYLRYQVNKLLENGPVLVLDLDPGQCEFTVAGSISATIVTTPLFGPSFTHLQKPEIMLNIGLINTMDNAQRYVSAIRSLITQCKYNKALAKMPWIVNTMGMTNVLGLKFITLIIILLKPTYLLQYESKKNNKRFDTLLTSKNIKHLYDRYKRDRLFANTSYPNDLNYSCVVADDTDKSVQSKFSLRPKDERYLNFLAYFSQLINRENNLLGVVPYKVPLKEFYIATNVIVKEDCITKVINGKVVALCQHARQCDSACAKVFTLSDKPLRCHGHGLIRGIDWEKEILYIITPVPSSELASVDTLMYADWVPELVGQENQLPKGTVVPYRTVTQEHDKQLLSTPRRRFNPLQLLKMTRSS from the exons atggagTTTTTCGAAAGAGCACACGTTATAAAACATGATTCAAAGCGTAAAAAGTCAacggaaaatgtaaaaaaacaacTGAAACAAATGTTGTATGGATATAAAGTAAGTGATAACAGACTCATTCAAAATTctgataatattgaaaatgatTTAGAGGAATCAGAGTCAGTGAGCGGATTTTCAGACCTTAATTTGACTAACTCTAGTCTTGAAGATGACCCTACATGTGAGTCCATAACCCAAAGAGACAGTAGTTTgcttaatttaaatgaaaatttaactttatctaATTCAATATCAATGCACTCTGATGATAATCTAAAAAAGGAAGACTATTTAAAGGAGAGTTCAAgttctgaaactactgaacacATAGAATCTTTACGTGATGATATTAGTGAAGAAGAAGAAACAAAATCTTCAGGTGAAAGTGATAGGTCAACAGTTAGTGAAGTTATGGAATCCTTCACTGATTCTGATAAATCAGATGTTTTTGATGCGGATGGGCAACTTGCTActgaaattcttaaaaaattagaattaaggaataataaaaaatacaaaggcAAACGTAAATATAGTGAAATTACTGGTGATAAGTACACCACCGAAGAGGAGGATATTTTCAGAGAATATGAATGTAAAAATCAAATAGAAGACCACATACTCCAAACTAGTGAAGAGGATTATGCTTTGCCCCTTTATCATAGTGTAGCGAGTCATGAATATGATTCTGACATCCCAGAATCTCCCCCTTATGTATCTATAACAGCCATAGACATGCCGAATCAAAGATTAGATGAAATTATAGGAGAGTATAAATATTCTACTGTTAGAAATTTACCATCAGAATACCAAAACATATTTTCTACTAATAATTCTGGTGTGTTTATTGAAGAAAGTATGAATGTTGAAATAGAGGCCATGGATGAAGTTTGTAGCTTAATCCCTGAAGTCGATGATTTACCTACAGTAGAAGAGATAGATAAAGAACTTTCAAATCTTGGTGCAACAGTAGAAACTAAAGCTGacgaaagtataaataatattgacaaTACTTTACAAACTGATTTAATATCTGATATAGAATCATCAGTTGTGGGTGATGTTGTTAATTTAGAGGAAACTTTTAGGTTTTACTATTCACAAAATTCTTGTATACTCACATTGAAGCACCCATCAGAACTTTTTATACAAGGAAAAGTTCAAATTAAAGCCTTAGGTGGATCAGTTGAATTATTTGGATATAAACTTAAAGATGCTTATTGTAATGTTTATGCTccatattataattttgctCAAATTATAAAGACTGTAGAAAATCCAAATGTGTATTATGGTTTGTTTCGTAAATTAACCTCTGCTGGTCTATCGGTGGCTGAAGCTGAAGATATAGTCACATCTATTGGAGATCAAGATGGAGTGGTTTTATTACAGCCACTAAATGAAACCAGGATGGATTTTgtagataacaattttaaagttacaaatcTATTTGTCAggccaaataaaattatagagcCATATTTCAAAAAGGCATcggatattttaaattgttccTTCTTTTCTGCGAGGCCGTGGAAGAGCTTTTGGGTGCATCCAAGTTGGCAGGATGTAAATAGTTATGCTCAAA GGGAGCAAAGTAGAGGTATAGTTTGTGGAGGTAAAGGTGTTGGAAAGTCCAATTATTTAAGATACCAAGTGAATAAACTCCTTGAAAACGGTCCAGTTCTTGTATTAGATTTGGACCCTGGACAATGTGAGTTTACTGTAGCAGGAAGTATCTCGGCAACTATTGTGACTACCCCACTTTTTGGACCAAGTTTTACTCACCTCCAGAAACCAGAAAT aATGCTAAACATAGGCTTAATCAACACAATGGATAATGCACAACGTTATGTCTCCGCCATCCGTAGTCTTATAACTCAATGCAAATATAACAAGGCTCTGGCCAAAATGCCGTGGATTGTAAATACCATGGGAATGACGAATGTGTTGGGACTCAAGTTTATAACTCTCattattattcttttgaaaCCTACTTACTTGTTACAATATGAATCTAAAAAGAATAACAAACGATTTGATACATTACTAACATCTAAAAACATAAAGCATCTATATGACAGATATAAAAGAGACCGCTTGTTTGCTAACACGTCGTACCCTAATGACTTGAATTATTCCTGTGTCGTAGCAGATGATACAGACAAATCAGTACAAAGCAAATTTTCTTTAAGACCGAAGGATGAAAGATACTTGAACTTCTTGGCTTATTTTAGCCAGTTGATAAATAGAGAAAACAATTTACTAGGAGTTGTACCGTATAA GGTTCCTTTAAAAGAGTTTTATATCGCCACAAATGTAATTGTAAAGGAAGATTGCATTACAAAGGTGATCAATGGAAAAGTGGTGGCACTGTGTCAACACGCGAGACAATGCGATAGTGCGTGCGCGAAGGTGTTTACATTGTCCGATAAACCGCTGCGGTGTCACGGACATG GGCTTATTAGAGGAATAGATTGGGAAAaggaaattttgtatattataaccCCAGTGCCAAGCAGTGAACTCGCCAGTGTAGACACTTTGATGTATGCGGACTGGGTTCCAGAACTAGTGGGTCAGGAGAACCAGCTACCCAAGGGTACTGTGGTCCCATACCGCACCGTCACTCAAGAACACGACAAACAACTCTTGTCCACACCACGCAGAAGGTTCAACCCTTTGCAGCTGTTAAAAATGACAAGGAGTTCCTAA